From one Streptomyces chromofuscus genomic stretch:
- a CDS encoding IS1380 family transposase — translation MKKRIGSYPRMRIEGGGRAVVSQAGGMLLVETVRKAGLDTAISAALSPWRKARAVHDPGKILLDVALAVALGGDCLADVAMLRAEPAVFGPVASDPTVSRLIDTLAASGEKTLAAIRAARAEVRQHVWRLAGREAPDAGGTVTVDLDGVLVIAHSDKEDAAPTWKRTYGHHPLIGFVDHGPGGTGEPVAGLLRPGNAGSNTATDHITAAQLALAQLPKKYRRGRRTLIRTDSAGGTHDFVAWLAQRGRWLSYSVGMVITEQVHQHVLKVPASAWTVAVEADGEIRDGAWVAELTGDILDGWPKGMRLIVRKERPHPGAQLRLTDADGMRLTCFATNSSGRPIAELELRHRQRARAEDRIRAARATGLRNLPLHRTAQNRVWLEIVQIALDLLAWLPMLALTGTTRLWEPRRLRFRLFSAAAQLVTTGRRKILRLAKHWPWTGEITGALERLALLPNPG, via the coding sequence GTGAAGAAGCGTATCGGGTCGTACCCGCGCATGCGTATCGAGGGCGGCGGCCGGGCGGTGGTCTCGCAGGCCGGGGGCATGCTGCTGGTCGAGACCGTCCGCAAGGCCGGCCTGGACACCGCGATATCCGCGGCGCTGTCCCCGTGGCGGAAGGCCCGGGCGGTGCACGATCCGGGCAAGATCCTGCTGGACGTGGCCCTCGCGGTCGCGCTGGGTGGGGACTGCCTCGCGGATGTCGCCATGCTGCGGGCCGAGCCGGCCGTGTTCGGGCCGGTCGCCTCCGACCCGACGGTCTCCCGCCTCATCGACACCCTCGCAGCCTCCGGAGAGAAGACCCTGGCGGCCATACGTGCCGCGCGGGCCGAAGTCCGTCAACATGTCTGGCGGTTGGCCGGCCGGGAAGCGCCCGATGCGGGCGGGACGGTGACCGTGGACCTCGACGGGGTGCTGGTGATCGCGCACTCCGACAAGGAGGACGCCGCACCCACCTGGAAGCGGACCTACGGCCACCACCCGCTGATCGGGTTCGTCGACCACGGACCGGGCGGCACCGGTGAACCGGTCGCGGGCCTGCTCAGACCAGGCAACGCGGGATCGAACACGGCCACCGACCACATCACCGCCGCCCAACTGGCCTTGGCTCAGCTGCCGAAGAAGTACCGGCGCGGGCGGCGGACCCTGATCCGCACCGACTCCGCGGGCGGCACCCACGACTTCGTCGCCTGGCTCGCTCAGCGGGGACGGTGGCTGTCCTACTCGGTCGGCATGGTGATCACCGAGCAGGTCCACCAGCATGTACTGAAGGTGCCGGCATCGGCCTGGACGGTGGCCGTCGAGGCGGACGGCGAGATCCGCGACGGCGCCTGGGTCGCCGAACTCACCGGCGACATCCTGGACGGCTGGCCCAAGGGCATGCGGCTGATCGTCAGGAAGGAACGACCGCACCCCGGGGCCCAGTTGCGGCTCACGGACGCGGACGGCATGCGGCTGACCTGTTTCGCCACCAACAGCTCGGGCCGGCCGATCGCCGAGCTCGAGCTCCGTCACCGGCAGCGGGCGAGGGCCGAAGACCGTATCCGAGCCGCCCGGGCCACCGGCCTGCGCAACCTGCCCCTGCACCGGACAGCTCAGAACAGGGTCTGGCTGGAGATCGTCCAGATCGCTCTCGACCTGCTGGCCTGGCTGCCCATGCTCGCCCTCACCGGCACTACCCGGCTCTGGGAACCCCGCCGCCTGCGATTCCGCCTGTTCTCCGCGGCCGCCCAGCTCGTCACCACCGGCCGCCGCAAGATCCTCCGCCTCGCCAAGCATTGGCCCTGGACCGGCGAGATCACAGGCGCCCTCGAACGACTCGCGCTCCTGCCAAACCCCGGCTGA
- a CDS encoding IS481 family transposase: protein MSVVEQRYRAVLAVLAGSTVTEVAASLRVSRQTVSGWKSRYEAAGLAGLVDRSRRPASCPHQASAEVETAVCELRRKHPRWGPRRIAHVLERSGTVTPVPSRMTVYRILVRHGLVEPGVRRRKRSDYKRWQRDRPMQLWQMDIVGGVMLVNPVTGELTEAKVVTGVDDHSRYCVIASVVERATGRAVCAAFARALQRFGVPEEVLTDNGKQFTDRFGQGGEVLFDRVCRENGIAHRLTQPASPTTTGKVERFHQTLRRELLDDCGAFESIEAAQTALDAWVEEYNSVRPHQALDMQSPADRFTPVPEQERDVLSLRVPGVLALVPQQRTAPAEPDPAEAMPVPVGPSEEVPPSAAVEHGGPVEFERVVPASGNLQVAGKQFWLGPARSGLTVTFWADTSVIHVLIAGTRIKTVRSHLSVADLSRLAAQGGRAAGPSPLPTGDGEAFEVDRTVNNSGLVGLGGRQVLAAEILGGRQVGIRIDDETLSFFEPSSRELLRVRPNPLTPDEVQRLRGLRPAGPPPRPRAEPVRVQRRISAVGTIMVCRQTVSLGRPYAGRTVTVHVAESTITVELDGQVRVIQRTTDIPVRHVKANKPYKVSDVV from the coding sequence TTGTCGGTTGTCGAGCAGAGATACCGGGCTGTCTTGGCGGTGCTGGCGGGTTCGACGGTGACGGAGGTCGCCGCGTCGCTGAGGGTGTCCCGGCAGACGGTGAGCGGGTGGAAGTCCCGGTATGAGGCCGCGGGGCTGGCCGGGCTGGTGGATCGGTCGCGCAGGCCGGCCTCGTGTCCGCATCAGGCGTCTGCCGAGGTGGAGACGGCAGTGTGTGAGCTGCGGCGCAAACACCCTCGGTGGGGTCCTCGGCGGATCGCTCACGTGTTGGAGCGGTCCGGGACTGTCACGCCGGTGCCGTCGCGGATGACGGTGTATCGGATCCTGGTCCGGCATGGTCTGGTGGAGCCTGGGGTGCGGCGCCGGAAGCGGTCGGATTACAAGCGCTGGCAGCGGGATAGGCCGATGCAGTTGTGGCAGATGGACATCGTCGGCGGGGTGATGCTGGTCAACCCGGTGACTGGTGAGCTGACCGAGGCGAAGGTCGTGACGGGTGTGGATGACCATTCCCGGTATTGCGTGATCGCGTCGGTGGTTGAGCGGGCGACGGGACGGGCGGTCTGCGCGGCGTTCGCCCGGGCCCTGCAGAGGTTCGGAGTGCCGGAAGAGGTGCTGACGGACAACGGCAAGCAGTTCACCGACCGGTTCGGCCAGGGTGGTGAGGTGCTGTTCGACCGGGTCTGCCGGGAGAACGGGATCGCGCACCGGCTCACCCAGCCGGCGTCGCCGACCACGACGGGCAAGGTTGAGCGGTTCCATCAGACCCTGCGGCGTGAACTCCTCGACGACTGCGGCGCGTTCGAGAGCATCGAGGCCGCTCAGACGGCGCTGGATGCGTGGGTGGAGGAGTACAACTCTGTCCGGCCGCATCAGGCGCTGGACATGCAGTCTCCGGCGGACCGGTTCACCCCGGTTCCCGAGCAGGAGCGGGACGTACTGAGCCTGAGGGTGCCCGGGGTGCTCGCGCTGGTGCCGCAGCAGCGGACTGCCCCTGCGGAGCCGGATCCGGCTGAGGCAATGCCTGTTCCCGTCGGCCCGTCTGAGGAGGTCCCGCCATCGGCGGCGGTGGAGCACGGTGGGCCGGTGGAGTTCGAGCGAGTGGTGCCTGCGAGCGGGAATCTGCAGGTCGCGGGCAAGCAGTTCTGGCTCGGCCCGGCCCGCTCCGGCCTGACGGTGACGTTCTGGGCAGACACCTCGGTGATCCATGTGCTGATCGCCGGGACGCGGATCAAGACGGTGCGCTCGCACCTGTCGGTGGCGGACCTGTCCCGGCTGGCGGCTCAGGGTGGGCGTGCGGCGGGGCCGTCGCCGCTGCCGACCGGGGACGGCGAGGCGTTCGAGGTGGACCGGACCGTGAACAACAGTGGGCTGGTGGGTCTGGGCGGGCGCCAGGTGCTGGCGGCGGAGATCCTGGGCGGCCGACAGGTGGGCATCCGGATCGACGACGAGACGCTGTCGTTCTTCGAGCCGTCCTCGCGGGAGCTGCTGCGGGTGCGGCCCAACCCGCTCACCCCCGACGAGGTGCAGCGTCTTCGTGGGCTGCGGCCGGCGGGCCCGCCGCCCCGTCCCAGGGCGGAGCCGGTGCGTGTCCAGCGGCGGATCAGCGCGGTGGGCACGATCATGGTCTGCCGCCAGACCGTCTCCCTCGGCCGCCCCTACGCAGGCCGGACCGTGACCGTGCACGTGGCGGAATCGACGATCACCGTCGAGCTGGACGGCCAGGTCCGCGTCATCCAGCGCACCACCGACATTCCCGTCCGCCACGTTAAGGCGAACAAGCCCTACAAGGTTTCCGATGTTGTCTAG
- a CDS encoding NUDIX hydrolase, whose amino-acid sequence MSVAGVIVDDQGRALLIKRRDNGHWEPPGGVLEREETIAEALQREVLEETGIKIELPATLTGVYKNMTGLIVSLVFRCQAADGTPTTGDETRALRWATREEVIELADEAYAIRVLDALDAASPPAVRAHDGVKLV is encoded by the coding sequence GTGAGCGTCGCCGGGGTCATCGTCGATGACCAAGGCCGGGCCCTCCTGATCAAGCGCCGCGACAACGGCCACTGGGAACCTCCGGGTGGAGTCCTCGAACGCGAGGAGACCATCGCCGAAGCTCTTCAGCGCGAAGTCCTCGAAGAGACCGGCATCAAGATCGAGCTTCCCGCGACCCTGACCGGCGTCTACAAGAACATGACGGGCTTGATCGTCTCCCTCGTCTTCCGCTGCCAGGCGGCCGACGGTACTCCCACCACTGGGGACGAGACCCGCGCACTGCGCTGGGCCACCCGCGAAGAAGTCATCGAACTCGCCGACGAGGCGTACGCGATCCGTGTGCTCGACGCACTCGACGCGGCCTCCCCGCCGGCCGTCCGCGCCCACGACGGCGTGAAACTCGTCTAG
- a CDS encoding GntR family transcriptional regulator, protein MASLPSILGGLDPTSDRAVFRQIADQLREAIDRGRFKEGEKLPSEAELVEHYGVSRMTVRNSFSILQGEGLVHAEHGRGVFVRPRPPVRRLASDRFARRHREQGKSAFIVEADAAGSHPTVDSLEVKEEKAGQDVSTRLGSVRRVLARRRRYLLDGRPVEFATSYLPLDIARGTQIAEPNPGPGGIYARLEELGHQLDHFEEEIRARMPSPSEVKTLQLASGVPVIHLIRTAFDTSGRAVEVCDTVMAADAYVLSYQLPAT, encoded by the coding sequence ATGGCGTCTCTACCGAGCATTCTCGGCGGCCTCGACCCGACCAGTGATCGTGCCGTCTTCCGGCAGATCGCCGACCAGCTGCGCGAGGCCATCGACCGTGGGCGATTCAAGGAAGGGGAGAAGCTGCCTTCCGAGGCTGAGCTGGTCGAGCACTACGGGGTTTCCCGGATGACGGTCCGGAACTCCTTCTCGATCCTCCAGGGCGAGGGCCTGGTGCACGCCGAGCACGGTCGGGGCGTCTTCGTCCGGCCCCGGCCTCCGGTGCGCCGCCTCGCCTCCGACCGGTTCGCCCGACGCCACCGCGAGCAGGGCAAGTCCGCGTTCATCGTGGAGGCCGACGCCGCTGGCAGTCACCCCACCGTGGACAGCCTAGAGGTGAAGGAGGAGAAGGCCGGCCAGGACGTCTCCACCCGACTCGGCTCCGTGCGGCGCGTGCTCGCCCGGCGGCGCCGGTACCTGCTCGACGGCCGGCCGGTCGAGTTCGCCACGTCGTACCTCCCGCTCGACATCGCCCGCGGTACGCAGATCGCCGAGCCCAACCCGGGCCCCGGCGGCATCTACGCCCGGCTCGAGGAACTGGGCCACCAACTCGACCACTTCGAGGAGGAGATCCGGGCCCGGATGCCTTCGCCGTCCGAGGTCAAGACGCTGCAACTGGCGTCCGGTGTGCCGGTGATCCACCTGATCCGTACCGCCTTCGACACCTCGGGGCGGGCTGTGGAGGTCTGCGACACGGTGATGGCGGCCGACGCGTACGTCCTCTCCTACCAGCTTCCGGCGACCTGA